The sequence CATAGACGCCTCGGACATGGTGCGTCTGATCGACTCGCTGGAAAGCAACGGATGGGCCAAACGACAACGCGATCCTAAGGACCGCCGACGGCAGATCGTCGCGTCTACAAAGAAAGGATATAAGGCACAGCGGGAGCTGTCGATCCTAGTTTGTGCGGCGGAAGATGAAGCCCTCGACGACTCCACGTCAAAGCAGTTGAAACACCTCCGCAAACTGGCAAAGGCGATCATTTCCGCCGATACTGAAGAGGGAGCCTCTTAATTGTGAACTCGCCCGTCAGTAGTGTAACTGTCCCATCTCAATTCCTTCTGGCCGGGTACGCTCCACGTCCACGCACCCTGTGGGACGTCGTGCAGACCACGGCGGAGCTGCACCCGGACGCCGCGGCCATCGATGACGGCGAGGTGCTCACCTACGCCGAGCTCATCGCGGACGTGCGCGCGTGGGCGAAGGAGCTGCACCGCCAGGGTGTCTCCCGCGGCGACCACATCGGCATCCGCATGTCGTCGGGCCAGCGGGAGCTGTACCTCGCCATCTTGTCCATCATGGCCGCCGGCGCCGCCTACGTACCGGTGGACGTGGACGACCCGGACGAGCGCGCGGACATGGTCTTCGGTGAGGCCGACATCAACGGCGTGTTCACCGACGATGGCTTCCATATGATCCGCAAAAGCGGCGGCGAGCAGGCCGAACCGCGTCCGGAAGATACCGCGTGGATCATCTTTACGTCCGGCTCGACCGGCAAACCGAAAGGCGTTGCGGTCAGCCACCGTTCCGCGGCCGCGTTTGTCGATGCCGAGGCGGCCCTTTTCCTCATCCACCACCCGGCAGGCCCGCTGGGCCCGGATGACCGGGTGCTCGCCGGGCTGTCCGTAGCCTTCGACGCCTCCTGCGAGGAGATGTGGCTTGCCTGGGGCCACGGCGCGTGCCTGGTCCCGGCGCCGCGGTCTCTGGTGCGCTCCGGCATGGATTTGGGTCCCTGGCTCATCCGTCGCGACATCACGGTGGTTTCCACCGTGCCCACGCTGGCCGGCCTGTGGCCCGCGGAGGCGCTGGACAATATCCGCCTGCTCATCGTCGGCGGCGAGGCCTGCTCCGAGGAGCTGGTGCGCCGCCTGGCCACCGATGACCGCGAGATGTGGAATACCTACGGCCCCACCGAAGCCACCGTGGTGGCCAGCGCCGAGAAGATGGAGGCTGGGAAACCGGTATCCATCGGCCTGCCGCTCAACGGCTGGGACCTTGCGGTTATCGATGAATCGGGCAACCCCGTCGGCATCGGCGAGCCGGGCGAGCTCGTCATCGGCGGCGTCGGTCTTGCGCGCTACCTCGATCCGGAAAAGGACGCGGAGAAGTACGCCCCGCTGGAGTCCCTGGGCTGGGAGCGCGCCTACCGCACCGGCGATCACGTGCGTTTGGAAGAAGACGGCCTGTACTTCGTCGGGCGCAAGGACGACCAGGTGAAAATCGGCGGCCGCCGCATCGAGCTCGGCGAGGTGAAAGCCAACGTTGCCGCCCTGCCGAACGTGTACAACTCCGCCGTGGCCGTGCAAAAGACCGGCGCCGGCGAGTCGGTACTGGTGGCCTACGTGTCGCTGGACCGCGCTGACGACGGCTTCGATCACGACGGCGCCCGCGAGCGCCTCGCCGACACCATGCCGGCAGCGCTGGTGCCGCGCATCCACGTCATGGACGAGCTGCCCATCCGCACCTCCGGCAAGGTGGACAAGAAGGCGCTGCCCTGGCCGCTGCCGACTGCCGATGCCGGCCTCGGTGCGGACGCCGGTGCCCTTACCCCGACGGAAGAGTGGCTCGCCGAGCTGTGGAGCGACGTGCTGGGCGTGTCCATCCCGGACGCCAACGTCGACTTTTTCTCCCTGGGCGGCACCTCGCTCGCGGCGGCCACGCTCATCGGCCGCATCCGCGAGCGCTACCCCACCGTGGCGGTGCGCGAACTCTACGATTACCCGCGCCTGGGCCAGTTGGCCCAGCACCTCGCGGGCGACGAGGAACCGCGCCGCGCCAGCTCCCGCGCCGGCGCGAAAAACGCTCAGTCCGGCAAGGCCGGCAAGTCTGGCAAGCCCGGAAAGTCGGGCAGCGCCGCCTCCGCGAGTGCGCCGCACGCCCGAGCCACGGCGCGGCCGAAGCGCCGCGTAAAACCGGTGAGCGTCGGCACGCGCGCGGCCCAGTTCGCCATCCAGCTGGTGGCCATGACGCTGTCCGGCGCCACCTGGCTGGCGTGGACCATGCTGGGCATCAACATGGCGGCCGCGGCCGGCGTGCCGTGGGCGCCGCACCAGCCGTGGTGGCTGGTCATCGCGTTCATCATCATCTTCGCCACGCCGCTGGGGCGCATCCCCATCGGCGGTTTCGGCGCCCGCGCGATCACCGCCGGTATCACACCCGGGGACTACCCGCGCGGCGGTGCGACGCACCTGCGCATTTGGGCGGCGGAACGCTGGACGGATGCCTCGGGCGCCCGGTCCATTTCGGGCGCGACCTGGGTGAACAACTACGCCCGCACGCTGGGCGTGCGCATGGGCAAGGGCGTCGATCTGCACTCCCTGCCGCCGGTGACGGGCCTGCTCAAGTTGGGCAAGCACGCCGCGGTGGAACCCGAGGTCGATCTCAGCGGCTACTGGCTGGACGGCGACGTCCTCCATGTCGGCGCGATCGAGATTGGCAAGAACTCGCGCATTGGCGCGCGGTCGACGCTGTTGCCGGGGGCGAACATCGGCAGTGATGCCCACGTCGAGTCCGGCTCCACCGTCACGGGTGCAAAGAAGGTGAAGTCGGGCCGACGCTGGTCCGGATCGCCGGCGAAGAAGGTGGGGCGCTCCAAGCACCGCTTCCCCGACGCGCACCCGGCGCGCCGCCCGTGGTGGGTGCCCTTCTACGGGCTGACCTCGCTCGCGTTCGCGCTGCTGCCGGTCGCGGCACTCGCGGTGGGCGCGGCGCTCACCGTCTTCCTAGTGGAGCGCACCGGCGGCAACGCGTTCGCCGGCGCCCTCGCCTTCGCGCCGCTGGGTGCGCTTATGGCCTTTGCCACCTACACCGCGCTGACGTGGCTCGGCGTGCGCGTGTTTTCGCTGGGCTTAAAGCCGGGGGTCAACCCGGTGCGGTCGGCGGCGGGCTGGCGCCTGTGGGCCGTGTTCCGCTTGATGGACGATGCCCGCACCCAACTCTTCCCCATGTACGCCGGGCTTATCACCCCGGTGTGGCTGCGCGCGCTCGGCGCGAAGGTGGGCCGCGACGTGGAGGCCTCCACCGCGGTCATGGTGCCGAAGTTCACCGACATCAAGGACGGCTCGTTCCTTGCCGATGACGCCATGGTCGGCGGTTACGAACTCGGCGGCGGCTGGGTCCGCTCCGGCAAGGCCCGGGTGGACAAGCGCTCCTTCCTCGGCAACTCGGGCGTGCTCACCCCGGGGCGCAAGCTGTCGAAGAACTCGCTGGTGGCCGTCCTGTCGTCCACGCCGAAGAAGAACAAGCCGGAGTCCAACTGGTGGGGCGCTCCCCCGGAGCGCATGCGCCGCGTGGCCTCCGACTCGGTGCGCGGCGGCGACGCTGCTTCCGCCGCCGCATCCGCGGCCGAGGCGCGCACCTACCAGCCCGGCGCGGGACTCAAGGTCGCCCGCGGTGTCATCGAGACGCTCCGGCTCTTCGCCCCCATCGCCTCCGGCATTGTCTTCGCCTTCGTCATCGCCACGCTGGTCTACCTCACCGCCGCGCTCGGCCCGTGGCTGGCCTGGGCGCTGTCCGGGCTCGTGTTGATGGCCGCCGGTGCGATCGCCGTGGGCGTCACCGTGGTGGCCAAGTGGGTGTGCGTGGGCAAACACCGCCGCGGCGAGCACCCGCTGTGGTCGCCGTTCGTGTGGCTCAACGAGCTGCAGGACACCTTCGTCGAGTGCGTGGCCGCGCCGTGGTTCTTCAACCACAACGCCGGCACCGGCGCGATGAACACGGCCCTGCGCCTGCTCGGCGCGCGCATCGGCCGCGGTGCGTGGGTGGACAGCTACTGGCTGCCGGAGACGGATCTCTGCCACATCGGCCGCGGCGCCACCGTGGGCCCGGGCACGGTTGTGCAAACGCACCTGTTCCAGGACCGCGTGATGAGCCTGGACGCAGTCACGCTTGGCGATGGCGCCACCCTCGCCGCCCATTCCGTCGCCCTGCCGGCGGCCCGCATTGCGGAGTCCACCACCATCGAGCCCGGCTCGCTGGTCATGCGCGGCGACCAAGTCCCAGCGCACTCCGTGTGGCAGGGCAACCCCATCGAGCCGCGCGGTTTCACCGGGTAATCCACGCGGCGCATTCGCCGCCGCGCTCGGTGCCGCTGGCTCATTCTCGCTGGCTCACTCCGCGGGCACGCTCCCCTCGTCTTCCCGACCAGGGGAGCCTTTTTGTGCAACTAAAGTTGGATGCCCGAAGCAAGAAACAATCAAGAAAAAATTTCCCCAGCTAGTGACAGGTTTTCATCTCCCATCACGGCCGAACTGGCCCGTTGTGTACCGAACGAATCAATAAAAAGAAGCGACCTAAGCGCCATCCGAGGCCACGACTGTTCGCACGCCTGCCGTTAGCCATGAACCCCGGGCCGAGCCCCTGGTCACCAGATCCCCTGGGACCAAGCCTCCACTGCAAATTCGGTGCAGACTAGCGCCGCAAAAGGGCACCAAATCTCGCCTCAGACTGCACCGAACTTGCACAGCCCTACATGAACACGCTCAGCAAGCACCCTGCCAGTAAGCTCGTGCCGCACGCCAGGAGCAACAATCAGTCAGCAAAACGCTTGAACCAAGCGGGGCCTGCCAAGCCCCCTTAGGCCGGCTACTTCGCCGGGACCGTGGAATCTCCGGGAAACACCTTCGGCCCCAGCCACCTCATGACGTAGACCAGCCCCACCAGCACAGGGATCTCGATGAGCGGGCCCACCGTGCCGGCCAACGCCTGAGCGGATGCCGCGCCAAAGGTGCCGATGGAGACCGCGATGGCCAACTCGAAGTTGTTGCCGGCGGCGGTAAACGCCACCGCCGCCGACTGCGCGTAGTTCATGCCGGTCGCCTTAGCCACGCCGAGCCCCACCGCGAACATGCACACGAAGTAGGCCAGCAGCGGCACCGCCAGCCGCGCTACGGTGCCTGGCTGCGCGATAATGTGGTCACCCTGCAGCGAAAACAGCAGGACGATAGTAAACAAAAGTCCAATCAGGGCCAGCGGCGAAATCCGAGGCAAGAACGCCTCCTCGTACCACGCGCGCCCCTTGGTCCGCTCCCCCACCACGCGGGAGACGAAGCCGAGTACCAGCGGGATACCCAAGAAGACTAGGACCGACGACACGATCCCCCAGAAGGAGAAGTCAGCCGAAGCAGTCTCGAGGCCCAGCCACGACGGCAACACCTTAAGGTAGAACCACCCGAACACACCGAACATGACCACCTGGAACAGCGAGTTCAAAGCCACGAGTACGACGGTTGCTTCCCGGTCGCCGCAGGACAAATCGGACCAGACCAGCACCATCGCGATGCAACGGGCAAGCCCGACGATGATGAGCCCAGTGCGCAGCGCCGGCTCATCCGGCAGGAATATCCAGGCGAGCGCAAACATGAATGCGGGGCCAACGGCCCAGTTCAGCACGATTGATACGATCATCAGACGGGTATCGGCCGTCACTTCCCGCGTCTTGTCGTAGCGCACCTTCGCCAGCGGCGGGTACATCATGATCAGGAGCCCCAGCGCGATGGGCAGGGAAATGCTGCCTACTTCCAGTGCTGCGAGTCCGTCCCGCAGGCCTGGAACTAGCTTACCGATGCCCAGCCCCACCGCCATCGCCAGCAAAATCCAAACCGGCAGAAACCGGTCTAAAAAAGACATGCGCGGTTTGTTCTGCTGCCCCGCCGTGTCAGACGCCCCTTGCGCGGCCACGCGGTCCCTCCTTATATCGACGTTCATCAATATAAAACCTAGAGAGGGCGACACGAAGGCGTCAATATAATGGCCCGCATGGCACTACCCGAGAACCCGCACACCGAAGCCCGTGACTGCTGCACCCTGGGTTCTGGCCCCTCACTGCTACAGAGGCCGAAAGCTACGCCAGATTGTTTAAGGTTCTCGCGGATCCGACCCGCCTACGCATCCTGTCCCGCCTCACAGAGAAGGGATGCGCACCCATGACCGTCAACGACCTGACTGTCATGTCTGGCTTGACCCAGCCGACGGTTTCGCACCACCTCAAGCTTCTTTCAGACGTGGGACTTGTGAAAAAGGTGCGTGCGGGGCGCGCCATCACCCATCAGATCTGCCCAGAGCCGTTCGCCCAACTGCGCACCGGACTCCAAATGGGGTAGCCAGCACCCGAAGTCACTCACCAGGCGTCGTTCTACGAAGCACTACCTCCGCACCCTGCGCGAATGCCCCGATAGCATTTAATAATAGACCACCCTTTGCAGCCAACACGGCGTAAAGGAAGTTTACATACTGCACCCCGTATGGAAATATAAGGAGACGCGCTGCCGTTGGACTCTAACGAACCAATAGGCGGCACTCACTCAAGGGAGAGGAGATGAAAACCGTGCAGGCAACAACACTCCCAGACAATGCCAAAGACTGCGGACAATTCGTTCGCTTCGAAGATTCCGCTGGCAAGTTCATTTTCGTAAGCCACGAAGATCTAACTGAAGAAAATCTTGAGCTGTACTCGAACCCGACGGCCCTCGGCGTATTTAACGCTAGTCGCCAGGAATTCCTTGACGGCCAAGCTGTAGACATCGAGTACTTTTAACGCCCGTGTCTAACTTCATAGTCAAGATAACCCCCTCGGCGAATAAGGACGCCAGCAAGGCATTAAAGAAAAACCCGGCAAAGAAACATAAAGTCAATAAGGCAATTGGACGCATGAAAACTCATGGTCCTAATTACCCATCTTTCCGCACGCACAAAATGCAAAGTAGCGATGAACCCCCTACTTTCATTTCGTACATCGAAAATCACACCCCATCAGCATGGCGCATATACTGGTCCTACTGGGGTGAAGAAATTCATATAACTTACATCGGCCCGCACGAGTAAAAGCCTACGAGGCGCCTAGGAAGTAACTACAATTCGCTTCCTAGAGACCCTTGGGGAAGGCGGTTAATTACCGCGCGAAGTCGTGGAACTTCATCATCTTGTGCTTCTTGAAGTCCCACGCCTCCACGCGCACGCGGTCGTCATACACCTTCACGCGCAGACCGGTCGAGTGGTCTGCGGGCTCGGTGACGATCTCTTCGTCGTGGTCGCCGTCGGGCATGAACTCGTTGAGCACCGCGCCGGTGTTCACCACGGGGAAGCCGCGCTTGCCGGCCTCGCCGGTGCCGTCGTAGCGGCGCACGCCCCACCAGTTGTTCTGCTTGAGCGAGGAATGCGAGTGGCTGGTGAACGCGACGATGTTGTTGTACTTGTTCAGCACGTTCGATACCGCCTCGAGGTCCTCGAAGTCGTTCTGGTACCAGGCGGAGTACGACATAGACACGGTCTGCGGCAAAAGCGGGTGGGTAAACACCAGCGCCGGGGTGCCCTTGGCGTCCCAGTACGCCAGGCGGGAGTCCAACCAGTCGAGCTGCTCCTGGGAGATGCGCTGGAACGGTTCCTTGCCGCCGCGGTCGATGTCCGAGTAGTACTCCGTGTTGACCGAAATCAGCGGCACACCGTCGACCACCTCTTCCTTCCACGGCTTGTCCTGCCCGGAGTTCTCCAGGAAGCGGCGCATGTAGGTCTCGGAGCCTTCGTCGCCGTACATCTCGTGGTTGCCGATGGTCCACAGTTCCTTCCCGGAATCGTGTGGGGTGTCCTTGTGCGCCTGCATGAACGCGTCCCACTGCTCCTTCGAGCCGTTGTCCACGAGGTCGCCGTTGAGCACCAGCGCACCGGCCTTGTCCGGCATCGCGTTGAGCTGTTTGACCGCGTCGCGGTAGTCGTCGTTGTCGTCCTGGGTGTCGGACAGGACATCGATAATCGCCTGCGGCTTCCCACTGACCTCCCCGAGCGGCTCAGCCACGGAGACATTGTCCACCGCCCACCAGTAGTCATTGTTGCCGCCGCGGTAATCGAAGTGAATCTGCATCGACGTCGCCCCGGCGGGCACCTCCACGTCGAAGGCCTCGTGGGCGCTGAACTGGTCGGCGTCGAAGACCTTGAGTTCCTGCTTCTCGCTGCCGTCGAAGCTGACGCTCACCACGGCGTCCTGGCCTTTATCGCCCTGGCGGTAGTGGTGGTCGAACTCCACCGAGACCTTGTCGCGGCCGGCCACGCCCACCTCCGGGGAGACCAGCGAGGCGTCCATGTGGTCCTTGTCGTTGAGACGCTGCTGCTCGGAGTCGATGATGGCCAGCTGGTCGTGCGCCTGCGTGAAGTAGTGCCGCTTGTCAGTGCCCGCGGCCCAGGTCCAGTCCCGGATGGTGGACAGTGCCCAGCCGTTCCACCGGGCCTCGCCGGAGTGGACGCCTTCGCTTGACGATGTCCATCCTTCCGGCACCCGATGCGTAAACTTCGCCGGGTTGTCCACCCCGTCGAAGTCCTCCGACCAGAGCACCTCGCGGTGGTGCGACGCCGGGGCCGCATCCGGACCGGGCGCGGGCGTTCCGTTCGAGTCTGAGCCGCGATCACCGAACGGGTTCGACGACAAGTTGGACGACAACGACGAGGACGCCGCCGACTGCGCGTGAGCTACGGGCACGACAGAGCCGAAGGAACCGAGCGCAACAGAAAGCGCGCCGACCCCCGCAACGGCGGGCAGGACGGCACGGGAAAAGAAGTGAGTAACAGGGAATTGAATACGCATGGGGATAAATGTCCCACACGCAGGGTACGGGGC is a genomic window of Corynebacterium massiliense DSM 45435 containing:
- a CDS encoding MarR family winged helix-turn-helix transcriptional regulator; protein product: MTNTNLNAIPTALLESPSFQLERVRRRTREKVETALAAKKTTLREYWVLTCLVDADAASQAFLSETLAIDASDMVRLIDSLESNGWAKRQRDPKDRRRQIVASTKKGYKAQRELSILVCAAEDEALDDSTSKQLKHLRKLAKAIISADTEEGAS
- a CDS encoding Pls/PosA family non-ribosomal peptide synthetase, whose translation is MNSPVSSVTVPSQFLLAGYAPRPRTLWDVVQTTAELHPDAAAIDDGEVLTYAELIADVRAWAKELHRQGVSRGDHIGIRMSSGQRELYLAILSIMAAGAAYVPVDVDDPDERADMVFGEADINGVFTDDGFHMIRKSGGEQAEPRPEDTAWIIFTSGSTGKPKGVAVSHRSAAAFVDAEAALFLIHHPAGPLGPDDRVLAGLSVAFDASCEEMWLAWGHGACLVPAPRSLVRSGMDLGPWLIRRDITVVSTVPTLAGLWPAEALDNIRLLIVGGEACSEELVRRLATDDREMWNTYGPTEATVVASAEKMEAGKPVSIGLPLNGWDLAVIDESGNPVGIGEPGELVIGGVGLARYLDPEKDAEKYAPLESLGWERAYRTGDHVRLEEDGLYFVGRKDDQVKIGGRRIELGEVKANVAALPNVYNSAVAVQKTGAGESVLVAYVSLDRADDGFDHDGARERLADTMPAALVPRIHVMDELPIRTSGKVDKKALPWPLPTADAGLGADAGALTPTEEWLAELWSDVLGVSIPDANVDFFSLGGTSLAAATLIGRIRERYPTVAVRELYDYPRLGQLAQHLAGDEEPRRASSRAGAKNAQSGKAGKSGKPGKSGSAASASAPHARATARPKRRVKPVSVGTRAAQFAIQLVAMTLSGATWLAWTMLGINMAAAAGVPWAPHQPWWLVIAFIIIFATPLGRIPIGGFGARAITAGITPGDYPRGGATHLRIWAAERWTDASGARSISGATWVNNYARTLGVRMGKGVDLHSLPPVTGLLKLGKHAAVEPEVDLSGYWLDGDVLHVGAIEIGKNSRIGARSTLLPGANIGSDAHVESGSTVTGAKKVKSGRRWSGSPAKKVGRSKHRFPDAHPARRPWWVPFYGLTSLAFALLPVAALAVGAALTVFLVERTGGNAFAGALAFAPLGALMAFATYTALTWLGVRVFSLGLKPGVNPVRSAAGWRLWAVFRLMDDARTQLFPMYAGLITPVWLRALGAKVGRDVEASTAVMVPKFTDIKDGSFLADDAMVGGYELGGGWVRSGKARVDKRSFLGNSGVLTPGRKLSKNSLVAVLSSTPKKNKPESNWWGAPPERMRRVASDSVRGGDAASAAASAAEARTYQPGAGLKVARGVIETLRLFAPIASGIVFAFVIATLVYLTAALGPWLAWALSGLVLMAAGAIAVGVTVVAKWVCVGKHRRGEHPLWSPFVWLNELQDTFVECVAAPWFFNHNAGTGAMNTALRLLGARIGRGAWVDSYWLPETDLCHIGRGATVGPGTVVQTHLFQDRVMSLDAVTLGDGATLAAHSVALPAARIAESTTIEPGSLVMRGDQVPAHSVWQGNPIEPRGFTG
- the arsB gene encoding ACR3 family arsenite efflux transporter, with amino-acid sequence MSFLDRFLPVWILLAMAVGLGIGKLVPGLRDGLAALEVGSISLPIALGLLIMMYPPLAKVRYDKTREVTADTRLMIVSIVLNWAVGPAFMFALAWIFLPDEPALRTGLIIVGLARCIAMVLVWSDLSCGDREATVVLVALNSLFQVVMFGVFGWFYLKVLPSWLGLETASADFSFWGIVSSVLVFLGIPLVLGFVSRVVGERTKGRAWYEEAFLPRISPLALIGLLFTIVLLFSLQGDHIIAQPGTVARLAVPLLAYFVCMFAVGLGVAKATGMNYAQSAAVAFTAAGNNFELAIAVSIGTFGAASAQALAGTVGPLIEIPVLVGLVYVMRWLGPKVFPGDSTVPAK
- a CDS encoding ArsR/SmtB family transcription factor produces the protein MFKVLADPTRLRILSRLTEKGCAPMTVNDLTVMSGLTQPTVSHHLKLLSDVGLVKKVRAGRAITHQICPEPFAQLRTGLQMG
- a CDS encoding DUF4073 domain-containing protein — protein: MRIQFPVTHFFSRAVLPAVAGVGALSVALGSFGSVVPVAHAQSAASSSLSSNLSSNPFGDRGSDSNGTPAPGPDAAPASHHREVLWSEDFDGVDNPAKFTHRVPEGWTSSSEGVHSGEARWNGWALSTIRDWTWAAGTDKRHYFTQAHDQLAIIDSEQQRLNDKDHMDASLVSPEVGVAGRDKVSVEFDHHYRQGDKGQDAVVSVSFDGSEKQELKVFDADQFSAHEAFDVEVPAGATSMQIHFDYRGGNNDYWWAVDNVSVAEPLGEVSGKPQAIIDVLSDTQDDNDDYRDAVKQLNAMPDKAGALVLNGDLVDNGSKEQWDAFMQAHKDTPHDSGKELWTIGNHEMYGDEGSETYMRRFLENSGQDKPWKEEVVDGVPLISVNTEYYSDIDRGGKEPFQRISQEQLDWLDSRLAYWDAKGTPALVFTHPLLPQTVSMSYSAWYQNDFEDLEAVSNVLNKYNNIVAFTSHSHSSLKQNNWWGVRRYDGTGEAGKRGFPVVNTGAVLNEFMPDGDHDEEIVTEPADHSTGLRVKVYDDRVRVEAWDFKKHKMMKFHDFAR